A section of the Deltaproteobacteria bacterium genome encodes:
- a CDS encoding carboxymuconolactone decarboxylase family protein → MSNSPRQPKDRSATTSYAEANPQLYAFLDWMTQQDPEYARAFKTYTALGTGTGRALPIKYREMIMTAILVFMGRREGAEAHLKRAIEHGATKRELFEAGQAAGVPGGGITVGLWMQILTQFDRDGVFKKE, encoded by the coding sequence ATGAGCAACTCGCCACGTCAACCGAAGGACCGATCCGCAACCACTTCCTATGCGGAAGCCAATCCGCAACTCTACGCGTTTCTCGACTGGATGACGCAGCAAGACCCCGAGTATGCGCGCGCGTTCAAGACCTATACTGCGTTAGGGACAGGCACAGGACGCGCGTTGCCGATCAAATACCGGGAGATGATTATGACGGCCATCCTGGTGTTCATGGGGCGGCGAGAGGGGGCCGAGGCCCATCTCAAGCGCGCCATTGAGCATGGAGCCACCAAGCGTGAGCTGTTCGAAGCCGGGCAAGCGGCGGGGGTTCCGGGCGGAGGAATCACCGTGGGGTTGTGGATGCAGATCCTGACGCAGTTCGATCGCGATGGCGTATTCAAGAAAGAATAG
- a CDS encoding LLM class F420-dependent oxidoreductase — protein sequence MKLGIEMFATDYAMRPDELARACEERGFESVWFPEHTHIPASRRSPWPGGAELPQEYWHTHDLFVALAAAAAVTKTIKIGSGICLAIERDAITMAKEVASVDQLSNGRLIFGIGGGWNAEEMENHGTPFKKRWKILREKIEAMKAIWSQDAAEYHGEFVNFDPIWCYPKPVQKPHPPIVLGSNTTQGLARVVNYCDGWLPNARAFQNFPTMLKELWSHAERAGRRKETISVSVLGAQGNEAMLQQCRELEAERAVFFVPSAGRETVLPLLDQYAAFIPKVA from the coding sequence ATGAAACTCGGTATCGAAATGTTTGCCACCGATTATGCCATGCGTCCGGACGAACTGGCGCGAGCATGTGAAGAGCGCGGGTTCGAATCGGTGTGGTTCCCGGAGCACACCCATATCCCGGCCAGTCGCCGCAGTCCTTGGCCGGGCGGCGCAGAGCTTCCGCAGGAGTATTGGCACACGCACGATCTCTTTGTCGCGCTTGCTGCGGCAGCCGCAGTGACCAAAACCATCAAGATCGGTAGCGGCATTTGTCTGGCGATCGAGCGCGACGCGATCACCATGGCCAAAGAGGTGGCGTCCGTCGATCAGCTTTCCAACGGTCGCCTGATTTTTGGCATCGGTGGCGGCTGGAACGCAGAAGAGATGGAAAACCACGGGACGCCGTTCAAGAAGCGCTGGAAAATCTTGCGGGAGAAGATCGAAGCGATGAAAGCGATCTGGTCGCAGGACGCCGCCGAGTATCACGGCGAGTTCGTCAACTTCGATCCCATCTGGTGTTACCCCAAGCCGGTGCAGAAACCTCACCCTCCCATCGTGCTGGGCTCCAACACCACACAGGGGCTGGCGCGGGTGGTGAACTACTGTGACGGGTGGCTTCCCAATGCGCGGGCTTTCCAGAATTTCCCCACCATGCTGAAGGAACTGTGGAGCCATGCCGAACGGGCCGGGCGTCGTAAAGAGACGATCTCGGTCTCCGTGTTAGGTGCGCAGGGCAACGAAGCCATGCTGCAACAATGCCGGGAGTTAGAAGCCGAGCGAGCGGTCTTCTTCGTACCCTCGGCAGGGCGAGAGACCGTGCTGCCGCTGCTCGACCAATACGCCGCCTTTATTCCCAAAGTCGCGTAA
- a CDS encoding alpha/beta hydrolase, giving the protein MAEAAWWTIHGTQLEVIEHGQGRPVVVLHGEDGPNSCSPFLNHLATLGRVIAPSHPGFGHSPDSESIDTVDDLSYLYLDLLAERNLRDVVLIGCSLGGWIAAETAIKSTARIAKLVLVSPLGIKVGDRETRDIPDIFALSAEEIARLKYHDPSRAVVDYPALSDDELTVIARNREATALYAWEPYFHNPKLRRRLRRIAIPSLLLWGASDRFVTPEYYGAAYRDAIPGARLAVIERAGHLPQLEQPEACVEHIRQFLNA; this is encoded by the coding sequence ATGGCAGAAGCGGCTTGGTGGACTATTCATGGAACGCAGCTCGAAGTCATCGAACACGGCCAAGGTCGGCCTGTGGTGGTGCTGCACGGCGAAGACGGGCCAAACTCTTGCTCGCCCTTCCTCAATCACTTGGCAACGCTCGGGCGTGTGATCGCCCCTTCGCACCCCGGGTTCGGTCATTCTCCCGATAGCGAGTCCATCGACACGGTTGACGATCTCTCGTACCTCTACCTCGATCTTCTTGCCGAGCGCAATCTGCGCGATGTCGTACTGATCGGCTGTTCTTTAGGCGGGTGGATCGCCGCCGAAACCGCAATCAAAAGTACTGCGCGTATCGCCAAGCTCGTATTGGTATCTCCGCTAGGGATCAAGGTGGGCGACCGCGAGACGCGCGATATTCCCGATATCTTCGCGCTGTCGGCAGAGGAAATCGCGCGCCTCAAATATCATGACCCCTCCCGCGCAGTAGTGGACTATCCTGCGCTTTCCGACGATGAGCTGACCGTCATCGCGCGCAATCGCGAGGCAACGGCGTTGTACGCCTGGGAACCCTATTTTCACAATCCGAAATTGCGGCGGCGCCTGCGCCGGATCGCCATTCCCAGCCTCCTGCTCTGGGGCGCGAGCGACCGGTTCGTCACGCCGGAGTATTATGGCGCTGCCTATCGGGACGCCATTCCCGGTGCTCGACTTGCGGTCATCGAACGAGCGGGACATCTGCCCCAGCTTGAACAGCCTGAGGCCTGTGTCGAGCACATCCGTCAGTTTCTGAACGCTTAA
- a CDS encoding alpha/beta hydrolase, with amino-acid sequence MSWSPSPCDYLLQFCSLVRDPIYYGADNPKGQGQPILLIPGFLGGDWTLLVLAGWLRRLGYRPYFSGINWNVDCPNRTSERLRWRLDAIRKETSEPVTVIGHSLGGTLARFLGANFPDRIHRVVTLGAPLTPDMRVHPLASLAFQALQPLRLLAGRTASACGSAQCSCNFARTVFAPLPKDVHFTSIFTKEDEIVDWRSSLDPDGDNREVSGRHIGLIVNREVYRILADRLAPSLPGNGSD; translated from the coding sequence ATGTCGTGGTCCCCTTCTCCTTGTGATTACCTGCTCCAGTTTTGCTCTTTGGTACGCGACCCTATTTATTACGGTGCCGACAACCCCAAGGGACAAGGCCAACCAATTTTATTGATCCCCGGGTTTTTGGGGGGCGACTGGACATTGTTAGTGCTGGCGGGCTGGTTGCGCCGCCTCGGGTACCGACCGTATTTTTCGGGCATCAACTGGAACGTGGATTGCCCCAATCGCACGAGCGAACGCTTGCGCTGGCGACTGGACGCAATCCGCAAAGAGACCAGTGAGCCGGTCACGGTTATCGGCCACAGTTTGGGGGGCACTTTGGCGCGCTTTCTCGGCGCGAATTTTCCCGACCGGATTCATCGCGTCGTTACGTTGGGCGCGCCGCTGACTCCCGATATGCGCGTGCATCCACTCGCGTCGCTGGCCTTTCAGGCGTTGCAGCCCTTGCGACTTCTGGCCGGTCGCACCGCTTCCGCCTGTGGGAGCGCGCAATGCTCCTGCAACTTTGCCCGGACTGTCTTCGCTCCGCTGCCTAAAGACGTGCACTTCACGTCGATCTTTACCAAGGAAGACGAGATCGTCGATTGGCGTTCCAGCCTCGATCCCGATGGAGACAACCGCGAAGTCTCGGGCCGCCATATCGGCTTGATCGTGAACCGCGAAGTGTACCGTATCCTGGCCGACAGATTGGCACCATCTCTGCCCGGCAACGGTTCCGACTGA
- a CDS encoding beta-lactamase family protein, producing the protein MAFYQLDPETAPREVGMDSDALKKLTEMVQAEVEAKQLFWGAQLALYRHGKRVLDIGGGFARASDQTPVKPETMFVLYSSTKGLAALAMHLLHDRGRYDYDDLVGRYWPEFARNGKETATITHVLGHRVGNTVGPDWLTYKQWGDFRKCAQAMEELTPRWTPGTASGYHPLNYGFMINELMLRLDGRDCGRFLREEVFAPLGLDSVFLGLPESEEARVACVYESPADTESLAQMAKLMGFTPDAEYLAFQRSLNFEEHLDPQSLAFPEQQNIFNRQEVHSVVLPGGGGIASARDMAKIYSMISAGAVWEGKRYLTAETLERSITPTNNKGDIDRSLRIPIIYGLGWMLGHIAPGATLRTFGHPGKGGQICLADLDRDMSISFLNTGQKDYAGFAKFSTDLVATALAACR; encoded by the coding sequence ATGGCCTTCTATCAACTTGATCCCGAAACTGCACCACGCGAAGTTGGCATGGATAGCGACGCCCTCAAAAAATTGACGGAGATGGTTCAGGCTGAAGTCGAGGCGAAACAACTCTTCTGGGGAGCGCAGTTGGCACTCTATCGGCACGGCAAGCGCGTGCTCGATATCGGTGGTGGCTTCGCCCGCGCCAGTGATCAGACCCCGGTGAAGCCGGAGACCATGTTCGTCCTCTACTCATCGACCAAAGGTTTGGCGGCGCTGGCCATGCACCTGCTCCATGATCGTGGGCGGTATGATTATGACGATCTGGTGGGGCGCTATTGGCCCGAGTTTGCACGCAACGGAAAAGAGACCGCGACCATTACCCACGTCCTGGGCCATCGGGTGGGCAATACCGTTGGCCCGGATTGGCTGACGTATAAACAGTGGGGAGATTTCCGCAAGTGCGCGCAGGCGATGGAGGAACTCACTCCGCGTTGGACGCCGGGCACAGCGAGCGGCTACCACCCACTCAATTACGGCTTCATGATTAACGAGTTGATGCTGCGCCTCGACGGGCGCGATTGCGGGCGCTTCCTGCGCGAGGAAGTCTTCGCTCCCCTGGGACTCGACAGCGTCTTCCTTGGCCTGCCCGAGTCGGAAGAAGCGCGCGTCGCTTGCGTGTACGAGTCGCCAGCGGATACTGAGTCACTCGCGCAAATGGCCAAACTGATGGGCTTCACGCCGGATGCCGAATATCTTGCCTTTCAACGCTCGCTCAATTTCGAGGAACACCTCGATCCGCAGTCGCTGGCGTTTCCCGAGCAACAGAACATCTTCAATCGCCAGGAAGTGCATAGCGTCGTGCTGCCTGGCGGTGGCGGCATTGCTAGCGCCAGAGACATGGCGAAGATTTACTCCATGATTTCTGCCGGAGCCGTATGGGAAGGCAAGCGCTATCTGACGGCGGAAACCTTGGAACGTTCTATTACCCCGACCAACAACAAAGGCGATATCGATCGGTCGCTACGTATTCCGATCATTTATGGACTCGGATGGATGCTGGGCCATATCGCCCCGGGCGCGACGTTGCGCACCTTCGGCCATCCCGGCAAGGGCGGGCAAATCTGTCTGGCCGATCTCGACCGTGACATGTCGATCTCGTTCCTCAATACCGGGCAGAAGGATTATGCTGGATTTGCGAAATTTTCGACGGATCTAGTAGCCACGGCGTTGGCGGCGTGTCGGTAA
- a CDS encoding tetratricopeptide repeat protein → MTVGVQLFERGQLLEARQFFEAFVQTYPENPVGVFYFGRFAFEEQQYDRAIEQFTKAVQLNETNSDFHLWLGRAYGHQALRSNVLVQPFLALKVKKHFERAVALNPDNLAARADLQEYYEKAPSFLGGSTDKARQQAEEIAKRGQQQVQR, encoded by the coding sequence GTGACTGTCGGCGTGCAGTTGTTCGAGCGCGGGCAGTTACTTGAAGCGCGCCAGTTCTTCGAGGCGTTCGTTCAGACATATCCCGAGAATCCAGTGGGGGTTTTCTACTTTGGCCGCTTCGCCTTCGAAGAGCAGCAGTACGACCGCGCCATTGAGCAGTTCACGAAAGCCGTGCAGTTGAATGAAACCAACTCGGACTTCCACTTATGGTTGGGAAGAGCGTATGGACATCAAGCTCTACGCTCGAATGTGCTGGTGCAGCCTTTTCTGGCCCTGAAAGTCAAAAAGCATTTCGAGCGGGCGGTGGCACTGAACCCGGACAATCTCGCCGCTCGGGCGGACCTGCAAGAGTACTATGAAAAAGCGCCGAGCTTTCTGGGAGGCAGCACCGACAAAGCACGGCAACAAGCCGAGGAGATCGCCAAACGCGGGCAGCAGCAAGTGCAACGGTGA
- a CDS encoding type II toxin-antitoxin system HicB family antitoxin, which produces MKDYHINIFYSDADGGYIADIPDLEACSAFGATTAEALAEVENAKAVWLEAARAEGKPIPRPRYRPAIYQASA; this is translated from the coding sequence ATGAAGGATTACCACATCAACATTTTTTATAGCGACGCCGATGGCGGTTATATCGCGGATATTCCCGACCTAGAAGCGTGTTCCGCGTTCGGGGCAACCACGGCAGAGGCTCTTGCTGAAGTCGAGAACGCAAAGGCGGTGTGGCTGGAAGCGGCCCGCGCAGAAGGAAAGCCCATTCCACGCCCGAGATATCGGCCAGCGATTTACCAAGCTAGTGCATAA
- a CDS encoding LLM class flavin-dependent oxidoreductase — protein sequence MRAWHFSENAYHLLPDAKEYDSIRVTLPNRYYDPKIGADLYHRFIDEWLIAEELGLEIMVNEHHQTATNLNPAAPIIMGILARETKTARLLLLGNPITNRRDPVRVAEEMAMVDVYSRGRLECGFVRGVPYELSAGNHRPTKMMERFWEAHDLILKAWTSHDGPFNWEGKYFQHRQVNVWPRPYQQPHPPVWITALSPASARQVAEHGYVAACFLTGFDGTRLVFDTYRARRAELGLPAPVADRFAYAALVYTGETDEEGYAGARKLMWYVEANKVPLQFTNPPGYHPVAAAANALKGAAGSGIFKLFQNPSLEAFMENGLVFAGNPDSVYRQIAKMHHHVGGFGHLLLMGQAGFLEHDETVKGMKLFSREVYPRLKELGPVVVP from the coding sequence ATGCGCGCCTGGCATTTCAGCGAAAATGCGTACCACCTGTTGCCCGATGCCAAAGAGTATGACTCGATCCGGGTGACATTACCGAACCGCTACTACGACCCGAAAATCGGTGCTGACCTGTATCATCGCTTCATCGACGAGTGGCTGATCGCAGAAGAACTCGGTCTGGAGATCATGGTCAACGAGCACCACCAGACCGCGACCAATCTGAATCCCGCCGCGCCCATCATCATGGGTATTCTGGCGCGCGAGACCAAAACCGCGCGTCTCCTCCTGCTAGGCAACCCCATTACCAACCGGCGCGACCCGGTGCGCGTGGCCGAGGAAATGGCGATGGTGGATGTGTATTCCCGGGGCCGGCTGGAGTGCGGTTTCGTTCGTGGCGTTCCGTACGAACTCTCTGCTGGGAATCATCGCCCCACCAAAATGATGGAACGTTTTTGGGAGGCGCACGATCTCATCCTCAAAGCCTGGACCAGCCACGATGGGCCGTTCAATTGGGAAGGCAAATACTTTCAACACCGGCAAGTGAACGTGTGGCCGCGCCCGTATCAGCAGCCGCATCCGCCGGTGTGGATTACGGCCCTGAGTCCCGCCAGCGCGCGCCAAGTCGCGGAGCACGGCTATGTGGCCGCGTGTTTCCTGACCGGTTTTGACGGTACCCGCTTGGTGTTCGACACCTATCGAGCGCGTCGGGCTGAGCTGGGGTTGCCGGCTCCGGTGGCGGATCGCTTTGCCTATGCCGCGCTGGTCTATACGGGAGAGACCGACGAAGAAGGATACGCCGGTGCGCGCAAGTTAATGTGGTACGTAGAAGCGAACAAAGTGCCGCTCCAGTTCACCAACCCGCCCGGCTATCATCCGGTCGCGGCGGCAGCCAACGCCCTGAAAGGCGCGGCGGGTTCGGGGATTTTCAAGCTGTTCCAAAATCCCTCGCTCGAAGCCTTCATGGAAAACGGGCTAGTCTTCGCCGGCAACCCGGACTCGGTGTATCGTCAGATCGCGAAAATGCACCACCACGTCGGCGGATTCGGGCATTTACTGCTCATGGGACAGGCAGGATTCCTCGAACATGACGAAACGGTCAAAGGCATGAAGCTCTTCTCCCGGGAAGTGTATCCGCGCTTGAAAGAACTCGGCCCGGTCGTGGTCCCGTAA
- a CDS encoding amidase: MPSNNEQLAYLSLADMATALAKKELSPVEVTQATLERISTLDGKLHSYYTVFSEQALAAAKAAEAEIRSGSYRGPLHGIPIAIKDIYECGPTTGGSKVRKDYVAQQDCTSVKKLKQAGGIVLGKLATYEFALGLPTLASHFPPARNPWNTDIDPGGSSSGSGAAVAAGLCYGAMGSDTGGSIRWPAFCCGIVGMKATYGRVSRAGVFPLSWNLDHTGPMTRTVKDCALMLQACAGHDPLDPASAKEPVPDFSVKLGRDIEGMRIGITRKLFAENCGKEILGSFEAAAAQLTKLGAVIVDVDSISFEEMWAVIWPILCSDAAAYHLEDMQKRPGDYHPDMRFSLAAGTLVSATGYLQAQRARDVIRRRMLKQLESVDLFMMPTTGFMPGKIHAETPKGSFLTSSEFTIYTPLCNLTGFPTLALPCGFSATGLPIGFQLAGKPFDEATVFQAGYAYEQATPWHQRHPVV, translated from the coding sequence ATGCCGAGCAACAATGAACAACTCGCCTATCTCTCGCTGGCCGACATGGCGACCGCCCTCGCCAAGAAAGAACTGTCACCAGTCGAAGTCACACAAGCGACTCTGGAGCGTATCTCCACGCTCGATGGTAAGTTGCACTCGTACTACACCGTCTTCTCAGAACAAGCGTTAGCTGCCGCGAAAGCGGCGGAAGCGGAAATCCGCAGTGGCAGTTATCGTGGTCCACTACACGGTATTCCTATCGCCATTAAAGACATTTACGAGTGCGGACCAACCACCGGCGGCTCGAAGGTGCGCAAAGACTATGTCGCCCAACAAGACTGCACCTCGGTGAAAAAACTCAAACAAGCCGGCGGCATCGTGCTGGGCAAGCTCGCGACCTACGAATTTGCGCTCGGGCTGCCGACGTTAGCCTCGCATTTTCCACCGGCGCGGAATCCGTGGAACACCGACATCGATCCCGGCGGATCGAGCAGCGGCTCCGGCGCGGCGGTAGCAGCGGGCCTATGCTACGGCGCCATGGGCAGCGACACCGGCGGCTCCATCCGCTGGCCAGCGTTCTGTTGCGGCATCGTCGGCATGAAAGCCACCTATGGCCGCGTCAGTCGAGCCGGGGTGTTTCCCTTGTCGTGGAATCTCGATCACACCGGACCGATGACACGAACCGTGAAAGACTGCGCCCTCATGCTGCAAGCCTGCGCGGGTCATGATCCGCTCGACCCAGCCTCAGCCAAAGAACCGGTGCCGGATTTCAGCGTGAAGCTGGGACGTGACATCGAAGGCATGCGTATCGGTATTACCCGCAAGTTGTTTGCGGAGAACTGTGGCAAAGAGATTCTCGGCTCGTTCGAGGCAGCGGCGGCGCAACTAACGAAACTTGGAGCCGTGATCGTGGATGTCGACTCGATTTCGTTCGAGGAAATGTGGGCAGTGATCTGGCCGATTCTCTGCTCCGACGCGGCGGCCTATCACCTGGAAGACATGCAGAAACGGCCGGGCGACTATCACCCGGACATGCGCTTCTCGCTGGCGGCGGGAACGCTCGTCAGCGCCACTGGCTATCTCCAGGCCCAGCGCGCCCGCGACGTGATTCGTCGTCGCATGCTCAAACAATTAGAGAGTGTAGACCTGTTTATGATGCCAACGACGGGTTTCATGCCGGGGAAAATTCACGCCGAAACTCCGAAAGGCAGCTTCTTGACCTCGAGCGAGTTCACCATCTACACGCCGTTGTGCAACCTCACCGGGTTTCCGACGCTCGCCTTGCCGTGCGGTTTCAGCGCCACCGGTTTGCCGATTGGCTTTCAACTCGCAGGCAAACCCTTCGACGAAGCCACGGTCTTCCAGGCCGGGTATGCGTATGAACAAGCGACACCGTGGCATCAGCGGCATCCAGTGGTGTAA
- a CDS encoding DMT family transporter, with protein MWYGECLALTSAVLWGTIPVFVRKGFAHAGPSVAVVVGLLAGIPLLAGVFLFHPRPVWQAVAPQAALWFAAVGVLGPCLGRLFNYIGVQRLGAARATPLINSSPLFTTALALVFLHEHITLKILLGVLCIVGGIVVLTGQLRGGRQLPSVRPEHSHVSGEVEG; from the coding sequence ATGTGGTATGGCGAGTGTCTTGCGCTCACGTCAGCGGTGTTATGGGGAACGATTCCCGTTTTCGTGCGCAAAGGGTTCGCGCACGCGGGTCCGTCGGTCGCCGTGGTTGTCGGCCTGTTAGCAGGTATCCCGTTGTTGGCTGGTGTGTTCCTATTCCATCCCCGCCCGGTATGGCAAGCGGTCGCACCGCAAGCCGCCCTGTGGTTCGCGGCGGTGGGAGTACTCGGTCCGTGTTTGGGACGACTGTTTAACTACATCGGCGTGCAACGGCTCGGTGCCGCTCGCGCTACACCGCTCATCAACTCCTCCCCGCTATTCACCACCGCGCTCGCCCTCGTCTTTCTCCACGAACACATCACCCTCAAGATCCTACTGGGCGTGCTTTGCATCGTCGGCGGGATTGTCGTGCTCACCGGGCAATTGCGGGGAGGGAGACAGCTTCCATCCGTTCGCCCTGAGCATAGCCACGTGAGTGGCGAAGTCGAAGGGTAA
- a CDS encoding amidase: MPTPYTFTIVQAAEQLRARQLSPVELVRSCLERIDHLEPRLHAWVTVDRDGALAAARQCEDEIRGGQYRGPLHGIPVGLKDIFYTKGLKTTVGSPIYADFVPDYDATVVQKLREAGAIVLGKAQTTEFAALKPSPTHNPWNLEHTPGGSSSGSAAAVATAMCPAALGSQTYGSTIRPAAYCGCVGLKPTYGRVSAYGMFALCWNLDHVGLFTRTVRDAAILLFALAGDDPHDPACTSLPVPDYRSASFNPLPPRIGLIRDFFLEKATPETRQHVEAAAEQFARAGAAVEEVRLPESFVGEPEAHFKMLYAEAAVSHAAVYAQHKERYSPQMQDLIEKGKLISTTEYVTLRRHQQRFRHDMEALCRSVDVLLTPSTPAPAPKGLDSTGDPSFNGPASFSGHPSLNLPSGLSADGLPFGIQLMSAAFREDKLIAAGQWCETVLDFRQGPTL, encoded by the coding sequence ATGCCTACCCCCTACACGTTCACCATCGTCCAAGCCGCAGAACAACTGCGCGCCCGTCAGCTTTCACCAGTCGAACTGGTGCGTTCGTGTTTGGAGCGCATCGACCACCTGGAGCCACGTTTACACGCCTGGGTGACTGTAGACCGCGACGGAGCACTGGCGGCGGCGCGACAGTGTGAAGACGAAATACGCGGCGGACAGTATCGTGGACCATTGCATGGCATTCCCGTCGGTCTGAAAGACATCTTCTATACCAAGGGGCTGAAGACCACGGTGGGGTCGCCCATCTACGCCGATTTCGTGCCGGATTATGACGCGACCGTCGTGCAAAAACTGCGGGAGGCCGGAGCCATCGTTCTGGGGAAAGCGCAAACCACGGAGTTCGCCGCGCTCAAGCCCTCACCCACGCATAACCCTTGGAACCTGGAGCACACGCCAGGCGGATCGAGTAGCGGTTCGGCAGCAGCAGTGGCGACCGCTATGTGTCCAGCCGCGTTGGGCTCGCAAACCTACGGCTCCACCATTCGACCGGCGGCCTATTGCGGTTGTGTCGGACTGAAGCCGACCTACGGGCGAGTGAGCGCCTACGGCATGTTCGCCTTGTGTTGGAATCTCGATCATGTGGGGCTGTTCACGCGCACGGTGCGCGACGCGGCGATTCTCTTGTTCGCGCTGGCCGGCGACGATCCCCACGACCCGGCGTGCACATCTTTGCCGGTGCCAGATTACCGCTCGGCCTCGTTCAATCCTTTGCCGCCGCGTATCGGCCTGATACGCGATTTCTTCTTGGAGAAGGCGACCCCCGAGACGCGACAGCACGTGGAAGCCGCAGCCGAGCAGTTTGCCCGCGCGGGCGCAGCGGTCGAAGAAGTGCGACTGCCGGAAAGTTTCGTCGGCGAACCTGAGGCGCATTTCAAGATGCTCTACGCCGAAGCCGCCGTGTCGCACGCCGCCGTCTATGCGCAACACAAGGAACGTTACAGTCCGCAGATGCAGGACTTGATCGAAAAAGGGAAACTCATTTCAACCACGGAATACGTCACGCTGCGGCGACACCAGCAACGTTTCCGCCACGACATGGAGGCGCTCTGTCGATCCGTGGATGTGCTGCTGACGCCTTCCACACCCGCGCCGGCGCCCAAGGGCTTGGATTCGACCGGCGACCCATCATTCAACGGACCCGCCAGCTTCAGCGGCCACCCCAGCCTCAACCTGCCCTCGGGACTCAGCGCCGACGGCTTGCCCTTTGGCATACAGCTCATGAGCGCCGCGTTCCGCGAGGATAAGTTGATCGCGGCGGGGCAGTGGTGCGAAACTGTGCTGGATTTTCGGCAAGGGCCGACATTGTAA
- a CDS encoding DMT family transporter, with translation MALRDLFFPLLAALCYSTNPIFIKFGLRISNEPLLGACIGMTASTVVYLGYFLCSGQGSALFGLPRWVSVYFGLAGLCSTLGVFAFFAAHQYIPASVVAPLTAAAPLVTVTLSHFTLKGEEHVSVADAIGTAMIVAGVALLVS, from the coding sequence ATGGCCCTCAGAGACCTCTTCTTCCCTTTGCTCGCGGCGTTGTGTTACAGCACCAATCCTATTTTCATCAAATTCGGTCTCCGCATCAGTAACGAGCCCCTGCTCGGTGCCTGCATCGGTATGACCGCCAGCACCGTCGTGTATCTGGGCTACTTTCTGTGCAGCGGACAAGGAAGCGCCCTGTTCGGACTCCCACGGTGGGTGAGCGTGTACTTTGGTCTTGCCGGCTTGTGTTCCACTCTGGGCGTCTTTGCCTTCTTCGCCGCGCATCAATACATACCTGCGTCCGTCGTGGCACCGCTCACCGCGGCCGCGCCGCTGGTCACGGTGACGCTCAGCCACTTCACCCTCAAGGGCGAAGAGCACGTTTCTGTGGCCGACGCGATCGGTACTGCGATGATTGTCGCTGGGGTAGCGTTGTTGGTGAGCTAG
- a CDS encoding glutathione S-transferase N-terminal domain-containing protein yields the protein MIELYDLCLKDDLRPSPYCWRTKAVLTYKNLPFTTIPVSFTEKDKLAFSGQDRVPVIKDNGTVVSDSWAIAKYCEEKYPEPKIFPTLGIRESCRFFNLFVDNTVHGALIRVVLNDIFAHTLEKDRAYFRADREKRFGVTLEQIAAQRDANRPKMQEVLSQLEATLAGQNYFYGQFTYADLCLFGTFKWATSVSNEPFFDTIPHVRAWWERMQKQLGI from the coding sequence ATGATCGAACTCTATGATCTTTGTCTCAAGGACGACCTGCGCCCTAGCCCCTACTGCTGGCGCACCAAAGCCGTGCTGACCTACAAGAATCTGCCCTTCACCACCATCCCCGTGAGCTTTACAGAGAAAGACAAGCTCGCGTTCTCCGGTCAGGACCGGGTGCCGGTCATCAAAGATAACGGCACGGTGGTGAGCGACTCGTGGGCAATCGCGAAATACTGCGAAGAGAAGTATCCGGAGCCGAAAATCTTCCCGACCCTAGGGATCAGGGAATCGTGTCGCTTCTTTAACTTGTTCGTTGACAACACCGTGCACGGCGCTCTCATCCGTGTGGTGTTGAATGACATTTTCGCTCACACCTTAGAGAAAGACCGGGCGTACTTTCGGGCAGACCGCGAGAAACGTTTCGGCGTGACGTTGGAGCAGATTGCCGCGCAGCGCGACGCGAACCGACCGAAGATGCAAGAGGTTCTGAGTCAGCTTGAAGCGACACTCGCCGGGCAGAACTATTTCTACGGCCAGTTCACCTATGCGGACCTCTGCTTGTTTGGCACCTTCAAATGGGCGACGTCTGTCAGCAACGAACCGTTTTTCGATACAATCCCACACGTGCGCGCCTGGTGGGAACGGATGCAGAAGCAGTTGGGGATCTAA